A single genomic interval of Methanocalculus natronophilus harbors:
- a CDS encoding class I adenylate-forming enzyme family protein, with product MPNVTAFLDIGAARSKKPVMIIPATGESYTMGDLLNAASAAGDLLSSSGVRKGDRIVLYLGSSAGYLISYFAAWRIGAVAVPTNKTHTRDELLYAVTNSGSRFLITDPDGAMIAETIPGITILRIKESPGGTPAWPDTEGKRVYDSPVNCSPTDLCQIQYTSGTTGNPKGAMLTHGGWMAALDAEADVLALTADDVYLGIYPMGHVGISWGIAALKAGATFVVMERFDPERYLQLAEEYRVTILAGMPPVIHSLLDQPPGTEDRIRSVRAIISGGGPLHPGIWHSFYERFGIPIVNAYGLSETIVVGTGTAIRVADYPLRDQVRSVGHPVGYSEVSIVDTDDPTKTLPAGEEGEIALRGPAVALGYYGMEKETEEAFLPSGWFLTGDIGCLDPEGRLMVTDRKKDMIIMSGWKIYPTEVENILLRHPAIADAAVFGVPDTRRGEIPVAAVIQKEGVELAADEIRAFCRKHLAGYKVPRDIIIQTSLPRKNGWKLMRKTLREEYMDQA from the coding sequence ATGCCAAATGTCACCGCATTCCTCGATATCGGAGCAGCCAGATCAAAAAAACCCGTCATGATCATCCCTGCAACAGGCGAATCATACACCATGGGTGATCTCCTGAATGCTGCATCAGCGGCTGGAGATCTCCTCTCCTCCTCGGGTGTTCGGAAGGGTGATCGGATCGTCTTGTACCTGGGGAGCAGCGCCGGATACCTGATCAGCTACTTTGCGGCATGGCGGATCGGGGCAGTGGCGGTTCCAACAAACAAAACCCATACCCGGGACGAACTTCTCTATGCGGTCACGAATTCGGGATCACGGTTTCTGATCACTGATCCGGATGGGGCAATGATTGCAGAGACGATACCCGGCATCACCATACTCCGGATAAAAGAATCGCCAGGTGGCACCCCTGCCTGGCCGGATACTGAGGGAAAAAGAGTATATGACAGCCCCGTGAACTGCTCGCCAACTGATCTCTGCCAGATCCAGTATACCTCCGGAACAACCGGAAACCCCAAAGGAGCGATGCTCACGCATGGCGGCTGGATGGCGGCACTGGATGCCGAGGCTGACGTCCTCGCTCTCACTGCAGACGACGTCTATCTTGGGATCTACCCGATGGGCCATGTCGGCATCTCATGGGGCATAGCGGCACTGAAGGCGGGAGCCACCTTCGTCGTGATGGAGCGGTTCGACCCTGAACGGTACCTGCAGCTTGCAGAAGAGTACCGGGTCACTATCCTCGCAGGCATGCCGCCGGTGATCCACTCCCTCCTTGACCAGCCGCCAGGCACAGAAGACCGGATCAGGTCAGTCCGTGCTATCATCTCCGGCGGAGGCCCACTTCATCCGGGGATCTGGCACTCGTTTTACGAGCGGTTTGGGATCCCGATCGTGAACGCATACGGCCTCTCAGAGACGATCGTCGTCGGCACCGGCACAGCGATCCGTGTAGCAGACTATCCTCTCCGTGACCAGGTCAGATCAGTCGGACATCCTGTCGGGTACTCCGAGGTCAGCATTGTCGATACCGATGATCCGACAAAAACACTTCCGGCTGGAGAAGAAGGCGAGATTGCCCTCCGCGGCCCGGCAGTCGCCCTTGGATACTATGGCATGGAGAAAGAGACAGAAGAAGCCTTCCTTCCCTCAGGCTGGTTTTTGACCGGCGATATAGGGTGCCTCGATCCGGAAGGAAGGCTCATGGTCACGGACCGGAAAAAAGACATGATCATCATGTCGGGGTGGAAGATCTACCCGACCGAGGTGGAGAATATCCTCCTCCGTCACCCGGCAATAGCCGATGCCGCTGTCTTTGGGGTGCCTGATACCCGGCGAGGAGAGATACCGGTTGCGGCAGTCATCCAAAAGGAGGGGGTGGAACTGGCAGCAGACGAGATCAGAGCCTTCTGCCGAAAGCACCTTGCCGGGTACAAGGTGCCACGGGACATTATCATACAAACCTCTCTTCCAAGGAAAAACGGCTGGAAACTGATGAGAAAAACACTCAGGGAAGAATATATGGACCAGGCATAG
- a CDS encoding ATP-NAD kinase family protein, whose product MVSVGLVINPIAGLGGTVGLKGTDGLSLEALRRGATPRSCRRAAEALSYLGKTKTRFLTASGPMGEDAMLAAGITGYTIHYHCGNQTTATDTEAACVAIRDAGADLLVFAGGDGTARDVVAAVGTTIPILGIPAGVKMYSAVFATDPAAAAALIRDAGRLPVRDAEVLDVDETAYREGRLSTTLYGIARTPYRPGYVQHAKETFRGAKNDADDQQDIAGFMAGVLASGRPFILGPGSTTTAIAGAMALPKTLLGFDAYAGGRLVISDGDAHALREFLDDHPDTRLIISPIGSQGFIIGRGTQVITPDNLQVIGHDNIIVVATPGKLRATPDLHIDTGDRDLDRTFPDTIRVICGYGLAERRKIRIHGQDPGT is encoded by the coding sequence ATGGTGTCAGTCGGGCTTGTGATCAACCCGATTGCAGGTCTTGGAGGGACAGTCGGGCTCAAAGGGACCGACGGTCTCTCCCTGGAGGCTCTCCGGCGGGGTGCAACACCCCGCTCCTGCAGACGGGCAGCAGAAGCCCTCTCCTACCTTGGAAAAACCAAAACCAGGTTCCTCACCGCATCCGGGCCAATGGGTGAAGATGCAATGCTTGCAGCCGGCATCACCGGCTATACCATCCACTATCACTGCGGGAACCAGACGACTGCAACTGACACAGAGGCTGCCTGCGTTGCAATCCGTGATGCCGGGGCAGACCTCCTCGTCTTTGCAGGCGGCGACGGCACAGCACGGGATGTTGTTGCCGCAGTCGGCACAACAATCCCGATACTTGGTATACCAGCCGGTGTCAAGATGTACTCTGCAGTCTTTGCAACAGATCCGGCAGCCGCAGCAGCCCTGATCCGTGATGCCGGCAGGCTGCCGGTCCGTGATGCCGAGGTGCTCGATGTCGATGAGACGGCATACCGTGAGGGCAGGCTCAGCACCACGCTCTATGGGATCGCCAGAACACCCTACCGTCCGGGCTATGTCCAGCATGCAAAAGAGACATTCCGGGGAGCCAAAAACGATGCAGATGATCAACAGGACATTGCCGGTTTCATGGCAGGAGTCCTTGCATCAGGCAGACCCTTCATCCTTGGACCCGGGTCGACCACCACGGCCATAGCAGGTGCAATGGCTCTTCCAAAGACACTCCTTGGATTCGATGCCTATGCCGGCGGCAGGCTCGTCATCTCTGACGGTGATGCACACGCTCTCCGGGAATTTCTCGATGATCACCCGGATACCCGCCTCATCATCAGCCCGATCGGATCCCAGGGCTTCATCATCGGGAGGGGAACCCAGGTGATCACGCCAGACAATCTGCAGGTGATCGGCCATGACAATATCATCGTGGTGGCAACTCCGGGCAAACTGAGAGCCACACCAGACCTTCATATCGACACCGGGGATCGCGACCTCGACAGAACCTTTCCCGATACAATACGCGTCATATGCGGCTATGGGCTTGCAGAACGGCGAAAAATCAGGATACATGGTCAGGATCCCGGCACCTGA
- a CDS encoding TrpB-like pyridoxal phosphate-dependent enzyme yields the protein MRTKIYLDEESMPKTWYNIQADLPSPLDPPLHPATGKPVGPDDLAPIFPMELIGQEMSQKREIPIPDEVREILQLWRPAPLYRAHRLEQYLKTPAKIYYKYEGVSPAGSHKPNTAVPQAYYNMKEGTERIATETGAGQWGSALSFATSLFGLECTVYMVRSSYAHKPYRKSMMEVWGAECIPSPSPRTAAGRAMLEKDPETTGSLGIAISEAVEDAATNGNTHYALGSVLNHVCLHQTIMGLEAREQLAMEDTYPDYVIGSVGGGSNFAGIAFPFAGDKLTGKATGTEIIGVEPAACPTLTRGLYEYDYGDVAGLTPMLKMYTLGHDFIPPALHAGGLRYHGDSPIVSRLVHDGIITPRSYLQNEIFEAAEIFARTEGIIIAPEAAHAAKGAIDVALDCKKTGEEKTILFCNSGHGHFDMSAYDAYHAGEIIDYECPDDLIKESLANLPKRS from the coding sequence ATGAGGACAAAAATATATCTTGACGAGGAGAGCATGCCAAAGACCTGGTACAATATCCAGGCAGATCTCCCCTCTCCCCTTGACCCGCCGCTCCACCCGGCAACAGGCAAGCCGGTTGGACCAGACGATCTCGCCCCGATCTTTCCAATGGAGCTGATCGGACAAGAGATGAGCCAGAAGCGTGAGATCCCTATCCCGGATGAAGTCAGGGAGATTCTGCAGCTCTGGAGGCCGGCTCCCCTGTACCGTGCCCACCGGCTTGAGCAGTACCTCAAGACACCGGCAAAGATCTACTATAAGTACGAAGGTGTCAGCCCCGCAGGCAGCCACAAGCCAAACACCGCAGTTCCCCAGGCATACTACAATATGAAAGAGGGAACCGAGCGGATCGCAACCGAGACCGGTGCGGGCCAGTGGGGATCAGCCCTCTCCTTTGCAACCAGCCTCTTTGGACTCGAATGTACTGTCTACATGGTCAGGTCAAGTTATGCGCACAAACCCTACCGGAAATCCATGATGGAAGTCTGGGGTGCAGAATGCATCCCAAGCCCAAGCCCGCGAACGGCTGCCGGCCGTGCAATGCTTGAGAAAGATCCAGAGACCACGGGATCGCTTGGGATTGCCATCTCCGAAGCTGTCGAGGATGCAGCCACCAATGGCAACACCCATTACGCACTCGGCTCTGTCTTAAACCATGTCTGCCTCCACCAGACCATCATGGGGCTTGAAGCACGCGAACAGCTCGCAATGGAAGATACCTATCCTGATTACGTCATCGGGAGCGTCGGCGGCGGATCGAACTTTGCCGGGATCGCGTTTCCGTTTGCAGGCGACAAGCTGACCGGGAAGGCAACAGGGACCGAGATCATCGGGGTCGAACCGGCTGCCTGCCCGACACTGACACGGGGGCTGTATGAATATGACTATGGCGATGTTGCAGGCCTCACCCCGATGCTGAAGATGTACACCCTCGGCCACGACTTCATCCCGCCAGCCCTCCATGCAGGCGGCCTCCGCTACCATGGCGACTCGCCGATCGTCTCCCGGCTCGTCCATGACGGTATCATCACCCCGAGATCATATCTCCAGAACGAGATCTTTGAAGCAGCAGAGATCTTTGCCAGGACTGAAGGGATCATCATCGCTCCTGAAGCAGCACATGCAGCAAAAGGTGCAATCGATGTCGCACTCGATTGTAAAAAGACCGGCGAGGAGAAGACGATCCTCTTCTGCAACTCCGGCCACGGCCACTTCGATATGTCTGCATACGATGCCTACCATGCAGGCGAGATCATCGATTACGAATGCCCTGATGACCTGATCAAAGAGTCACTTGCAAACCTCCCGAAGCGATCGTGA
- a CDS encoding SPFH domain-containing protein, with the protein MVFFRRSKDTGAGSDIKGTEARKLFYWVEEHKGENVMWRLPQNVMWNDNVLVREDEWGIFFRDGKAMQVFDRPDRYALTTQNIAGLQALSATLVGVKQIGEFYWAQKREFRGTFGTSEPLTFRDTDFGVVRIRIFGQFAYKVADPMLLITQFVGTKGMTTSEEIISWLKDQIIMILNDTLGELKTHKQMGILDMPAYLTEIEQLCLSKLGSETSNYGLSITKFSGLNINLPEEVQEAVDKRGAMSALGVNFMQYQSGRAIENIGRGAAEGGGGEGAGFATLGAGMGAGMGMGNVMGQSMAGGGGPAAPFGGGGQQQEAPQQQQTVACVKCGQQISPGTKFCPHCGSPQVQESEPCGSCGASVKKGMKFCPECGAKMDAGPKTCGKCGEELAPGTKFCANCGTPAE; encoded by the coding sequence ATGGTATTTTTCAGGCGTTCAAAAGATACGGGAGCGGGAAGCGACATCAAGGGAACAGAGGCCCGGAAACTCTTCTACTGGGTGGAGGAGCATAAGGGCGAGAACGTGATGTGGCGGCTCCCCCAGAATGTGATGTGGAACGATAACGTCCTTGTCCGTGAGGATGAGTGGGGTATCTTCTTCCGTGACGGCAAGGCCATGCAGGTCTTTGACCGGCCGGACCGCTACGCACTCACAACCCAGAACATCGCCGGGCTCCAGGCACTCTCCGCAACCCTTGTGGGTGTCAAGCAGATCGGCGAGTTCTACTGGGCACAGAAGCGGGAGTTTCGGGGAACGTTTGGGACATCTGAGCCTCTGACCTTCCGTGACACCGACTTTGGGGTTGTCAGGATCCGGATCTTTGGCCAGTTTGCGTACAAAGTTGCCGATCCGATGCTGTTGATCACCCAGTTTGTCGGTACAAAAGGGATGACAACCTCTGAGGAGATCATCAGCTGGCTGAAAGACCAGATCATCATGATCCTCAATGATACCCTCGGCGAGCTGAAGACCCACAAGCAGATGGGCATTCTCGATATGCCTGCGTATCTCACCGAGATAGAGCAGTTGTGCCTTTCAAAGCTTGGGTCCGAGACGAGCAACTACGGTCTCTCCATCACCAAGTTCTCAGGCCTGAATATCAACCTCCCCGAAGAGGTGCAGGAGGCTGTTGATAAACGCGGTGCGATGTCTGCACTTGGTGTCAACTTCATGCAGTACCAGTCCGGCCGTGCAATCGAGAATATCGGACGGGGTGCTGCAGAGGGCGGCGGCGGTGAAGGAGCCGGGTTTGCCACACTCGGTGCCGGTATGGGCGCCGGTATGGGTATGGGCAATGTTATGGGCCAGTCCATGGCAGGCGGCGGCGGTCCCGCTGCACCGTTTGGTGGCGGGGGTCAGCAGCAGGAGGCACCGCAGCAGCAGCAGACTGTTGCCTGTGTCAAATGCGGCCAGCAGATTTCACCCGGCACAAAATTCTGTCCCCACTGCGGTTCACCGCAGGTTCAGGAGAGCGAGCCGTGCGGGAGTTGCGGTGCATCTGTGAAGAAAGGGATGAAGTTCTGCCCCGAGTGCGGTGCTAAAATGGATGCCGGGCCCAAAACGTGCGGGAAATGCGGCGAGGAGCTTGCACCCGGTACAAAGTTCTGTGCAAACTGCGGAACACCGGCTGAGTAA